TTTCAACGACTCTGGCTCTCTTGGCGCTCTCAGATATCACTACACTACTGCCATTCCCAGGACTTGAACAGCCTTTTGTCATACTGAGAATTGCTGATGTCGGATTGCTACCTATCCCACATTAATTTGACGCACTACCGGAGAGGGGTTTGGGGTGAGGACGGATTTAGGAATTCATCCTTGTATTCAGCAACGCCACTATTTCTTCCCTTGCTGTAGAACAGATCTCATTCATCCATAAAATCTTCAGAATTGCCACCTAAAACTCCAGATAAGAAACTAAGAATCAACAATCGTTCACGACGCTTGCGACAGAACCCCAACGTCTGTGCCACCAACTCCGACTTACTGCAACGATCGCTTGTACTCGACCATCATCATGGGTTTTCGTCTCGTGAATCCTAGACAAACTGAATCACCAGCTTCTTCAGAGAGTTATTCTTTGAGGATTAGATAAAACTGACGTATATTGCTGGATATGTAACTGGGCGGAGCGTTCCCAGGTATAGTGGGGTAAAATCGCTTGGCTATTGGAGATTAGGAATTGTCGCAGGGCTGGGTCGAGGCTTTGGTGCATGGCCGAGGCGATCGCTTCGGGTATTTCTACGTCTACTAATAACGCCTGATCCGAGGACAGAAATTCAGTGAAGGGGGGAAAATTAGCTGTAATCACTGGAACCCCAGAGGCGATCGCTTCCATGACGACTAATCCCCAGCCTTCCTTAACCGATGGAAACACAAACGTATCGGCACAACGGTAGAGTACAGGCATATCGCAATCGGGGATCAGCCCTGGCAAGATCAGCGATCGCCCAATGGTGATTCCCAGTCGCTCAACCTCGGCAAAAAATGCGTCCCGATAATCAGCATAGTCAAACAACGTCATGCCGCCAGCGATCACTAACTGCGAGTGGGGATAGTCCATCAGCACATGAGCAAATGCTTGGAGAAGACGAATAGAATTTTTACGCGGCTCAACCCCCCCTACGGTTAAAAAAATAGGATAACCGGATAACCCCATGCGTTCTTTCAAGCCGGATTCAGTACCGTTTACAGTACCGTTAAAGCGACGGGTATTGACACCATTCACCATGAGTGGCGCATCTAAACCATAGCGCGCTTCTAGCTGTTGCTGCCAATGACGACTCACACAAAGACAGCGATCGGGCAACTGAATAGATGTTTCCTGACAGTGTTGTAGGTAAGGACTGTTATAGTCTTCAATATGATGAACCGTTCGCAGGATATGGGAAATCGGGTATCCCTGCGATCGCAGCATAATCAGCGCGTTCGCACTAATGCAATCCTGTGCGTGATAGACGTCGTAAGGAGCATCACCGCGCTCAAAACAAGCTTGGAAAAAATCGACATAGTCCTGAATCCGCTGCTGGATGAGGCGATCGATAGTCGGTGGGGCGGGCTGACTGGGCACCAATTGATAGTCACAGGCGATCGCTCGATACAGTTCTCCATCACCCTTATCCAAGGCAAAAATACATACGTCTTGCCCCAGCGCCGCTAGAGCTTCTGCCAATTCAACGGTATGGATCACACTACCGCGTGGCTTAGTGGAATAGGTGAGCAGAGCAATTCGCATCATTAATCAGCAAGGTAATAAAAATAATGATTAGCACATTGCGGTGTGTTAATCATGGTTTTGTAGGATAAAACCAATCCACAATCAGCCCTAAGGCAGCAGTTTAAACTCTGAACACGCTACGACCCAAGAGCAACCTGGTTGATCCCATCAGAATTTTTCGGTTGGGCGACTCGCTGCTTAGCTATGATACAATCTGCCAGATACGCTGCATCTCGATCAATCCCCGAAAAACGCCCCGACCCCCAGGTATAGAGCCACGGCAATCCTAAGAAATATAATCCTCTCACAACGGTGACCCCACGCTCATGTCCAGGATATCCTTTACCATCGAACACCGGAATATCAATCCATTCATAGTTCATGGTATAGCCGGTACACCAGATCACCGCACCAATATTGGCAGATTGATAATCCAGTTCAGTTTGCTCCATCTGAGGCTCCCATACCGGTTGGTAGGGCGGCTCGGTTGGCGCTTCAATATGGTGCTTCTCAATAAATCCGTCAATGGTTCGCTTGATGCTTTCGGCTACGGCATCAGCCGCATCTAAGTTTTGTTTGAGGTTGGGCTGGAAGGTAAGGCAACTCCCTTGAATATCCTTGAGATGCCCGTAGAGCTGCATTCCCTCTAGGGCAAAATGCCGCAGGTCAATCTCTCGTCCACCGCCTCGTCCAGTCACATAGTGATTTGTTTTTGTTCGTACCTTATGCTTATCTGGATGCTGATCGATGGAGAGGTCGTAGTAGCCCATTTCATCTAGCCAGGCAACTACATCCTTACCTCGATACGTTCGAGGAGAACGGGGAGCCCCTCCCACACAAAGATGGACTTGTTTACCGGCAAGATGGAGATCTTCTGCGATTTGACAGCCCGACTGTCCGGTTCCGATGACAAGAACACCTTTGTCGGGTAAGGATTCCGGATTTTTATACTCTGATGAATGAATTTGTATGATCTCCGGAGCAAAGCGTTGAGAGAGGGCAGGAATTTTGGGTCGATGATAGCCGCCCGTCGCGACAACAACCTGATCGGCTGTGAAATGTCCAATGCTGGTTTCTAGCCCGAAGCCTTGCCCCTGTTGATACAAATGATGGACAGCAACGCCTTCCTTAACTGGAGGATTGAAGACCGCCACATAGCTTTCGATGTACTGAACAATTTCATCCCGCTGCATAAAACCGTGGGGGTCATCACCAGAGTAGGGATGGCCCGGTAAAATACATTGCCAATTGGGTGTGACCAAGCAAAACGAATCCCATCGTTGCGATCGCCAGGAATAGCCAATCTTATGTTTCTCGAACAGGATATGATCAATGCCGTTTTGCTTGAGATAGTAGCTTACGGCCAGGCCAGCCTGCCCTCCACCAACAATAGCAACTGAGTAATGGGTGGTCATGGGTGACGTTGCCTCCCAGCAACAGGTTCACTTAGGTTCACTGCGATATGATGCCAAACAAGGCGCAACACTGGACGACGAGACTCTGGATGTTGCGCTTCTTCTGCACAGTAGGATTAGCTTCGTTGCCGTCCTGTATCTTTGAATACACACTGAACAGGTTTAGCGGTAAGGACAGGAAGGGCCGCATCCAGCGATGTTTTGACAAAGAATGGCGATCGCGGTCCCTTGGTTCCTTGATCGTGTTCAAAGGCTAGACCGTTCAGCGATTCAGCCCCTCAGCCGCGATAGAAATGGATGTGCCACCAATAGACTGAAAGATAGAACCCTGGTGAAATCGTTAGGGGTAAATGTGTCGTGGAGAGACTGTTGTAGCACCGCACGATCCTATCATTACTATATGTAGGCAGCGCGATCGCATCTACTTTGTGGCATTCAACACAGAAACCGACTCCCACCTTGCGGCTCAATAGAGTGAACTCTGTTTGATGTGGGTACCTGTGTCCGATTCTGTTGTGGATTGCCTGAATGCACCGCGCCTCATGTTCGAGTTGCAGCGGGCCAATCAGATTGCTCAAGATATCTACGCTTGTCTAGATACTAGGGCGATCGCCAACCGTGTCACTCAAGGGCTGGTCAATCAGTTCAACTGTGCGCTTGCACGCATTTGGTTAGTAGAGCCCGATCGTACACATCTCAAAATGATTGGTTCGGCTGGCCTCTACACCCGCACCGATGGGGCATTCAGCACCGTTCCCATGGGGGCGTTCAAAGTCGGGAAAATTGCCCAGAATCGAGTTTCCTTTCTTAGCAATAATCTCCTAGATGAGCCGTGGCTGCGCGATCGCGAATGGGCGCTCCAGCATCAACTCCGGGGCTTCGCCGGCTATCCCCTGGCAACATCCGACACGGTGATTGGAGTGTTGGCCGTCTTTAGCCGAGAAGCCCTTGCGCCTGAATTCCTAGAAATATTGCTCAGTCTTTGTACCACGGTGACGGTTTCCTTGGGCAGCGCGCTCCAGTTTCAGCAAGTCCAGCAAACCTGGCACCTCGCAGGGCAAGGGCTATCTGCCCTACAATCTCCCATGCTGTCCGATTATCTCGCCAAACTGTTGGGACTTATTCCCCTCAAGTTGGTTGGAACCGAGCGATCGCTCGACGTATCGCTCACCTACCTCTTCATCAAGTTTACGGAGTTGGTTCAGCCGCTCGATTGCACCACCTGTAGTTTGACCTACTCCACGGATGTCGTCACCCTAGATGCGATCGTGTCCGCCGATGCTCTAGTCGTCACGACCCATGACGGCGACATCCCCCTTTCTAGCGATGCTGGATCGACCCAACGGGAGCAACCAGGAAACACAACGGCCGTTCCATCCTCGTTTAGACCGATCCTACTGGCAATTGCTAGTTTGGGTGGCACTCTAACAACCACGGTAGGGACGTTGAGTAAAGTCGTGCAGATTACCCTAAAACTGCCCTACAGCCAGCCCGCCACCAACGGATACGTTAGGGTCGAATGTCGCTCGGCCGTTTTGCAATGTGCCTTTAGCCAAATGGTCACGACTGCAGGGTTTGCCCTGTCAACCGTGCCAGATCCATCCATTCCACTCATTACAGATCAGCCCGATCAGATCCAGGGGAGCGATCGCGTCATTTGGGTTCATCCTTCCTCCATGGGCAGTCCCCGTTATCCCCAAGGCGTTGTCGCCCAAATCAGCCTAGATACAGACTCCACTGTTCTACGGGAGGTGATTATGACCGTCTTAGAGGGCAATACCTGGGGCATCCATGATGGGGAAAACACCCAGAAAATGCTATCGTCCCGCGAACATGATGTGATGTGCTTACTGACCCAAGGGTTGCGCGATCGCGAAATTGCCGGACAGCTTCATATCAGTGAGAGCACCGTCAAATTTCATATCAATAATACGCTGGCAAAACTGAACGTCAAAACGCGTGTACAGGCCGTATATGAACTGATGCGTCATGGGTGGCTAGAGGTTTGAATCGTTTCTGTTTCCGTCCCCCCGTTGAGCGAGAGCAGACCGATGCAGAAGGCCGGTAAGGGTTTAGCAGCATTAGGTTTGATTCATCCCACCCTGGTCGTCAATACAACGCCGGACAACGGCCCATTAGCGATCGCCTGACGGTGCCCAACCGGTCAAGGGCTGCTCTACTAAATTCCACAACATCGCCGTCTCAGCGCCCCAGGTTAACGTCAGTTGTTGGCTATCGTCCACCCGCCCGATCGCCTCACAGTGCAGATCGCGTCCATGAAACTGAGCCTGGATTCGTTCCACCTGATGGGGGCGCACACTCAGCAAAAACCCATAGCTCGGAAAATGGTGAAGCCACGGGTATACATCCAAAGATGGCGGGCGGGGAATCGCCTCTAGATCAATCACCGCGCCACACTGAGAGGTTTCTAGCAACATCAGGGCCGTTCCCAATACTCCCCCCATGCTGATATCTTTCCCAGCATCGCACCAGCCCTGTTCTGCCACTATTGGAAGTAAGGATAAATCATCGCGTAGCCGCTGCGGGTCGGTCGTCGTCGCCGCGTTCCAAAACGGATAGTGTTTAAAGGGCTGACCGCGGAGATCAATCGCCATCAAGAGCACGTCTCCGGCTTGGGCATGAAAGCTCGTGATCAACTGCTGCGCCTGCCCCAGAATCGCCACAGACAGAGCCGCATAGGGACTGTGGCAATTGGTATGTCCGCCCACAACCGGAATGCCGTAGGCGGCAGCGGCGGCCTGTAGCCCCGTCCATAGCTCTTGACTGGCTGCCGGCGATGGTGACCACAGGGCATCCACGATCGCAATGGGATGCCCGCCCATGGCGTAAATATCACTAACATTGACCATCACCGCACACCATCCAGCAAACCAAGGCTCCGCCTCCACTAAGCTGGGTAGCATTCCCTCGGCGGCGAATAAAAGATGGCGATCGCCCTGCCAAATGGCCGCGCAGTCATCTCCCAACAAAACAGGCGGATCGGCCGAACGCTCCAGCCCGCCGAAGGCACCAGACAACGACTCAAGCGATCGCGTCCCCGGTCGGAAATACTGCGCCGCCAGTTGAATATCCTGTTTCTGCTGAATGCCAAGGGAGTGGCGTAACTGCTCCACCAAACGGGGCAATTGCCTAGCATCATCCATACCTATGCCACCTCAAGCACTTGAGGCAGTCCTTGAGGACGAGGCTCACCATTGGCCGGATAATAGTCCAAATCAGCTTGCATGAGGTGATGGGGATGCCCACAGATATCGATTTCCTCCAGTGAATCCCAATGTAGCCGTTGAAAAAAGCGCACGTTCTGCAACTGCACTGTGGCCAAAAACCGTTCGCAGCCCCAAGTATTGGCCGTCATCACCGCCTTTTCGATCAGACCTTTCCCAATCCGCCAGCCCCGACGATGGGTAGGATGCACGCCTAGCCGACCGCCATACCACAGCCCTGGCTCCGGTTCGTAGATGCGGACAACCCCAATCACCTGTTCCCAGGGAGCCAGGTAGGGTTCATACACACTCTGAACGGAGGTAAGCGCCACAATCGGATAGGCGATCGCATCAATGTCATCCCAATCACTGCCGCGAAATAGCTTCTGTTCTTGACAAAAAATTTGGTAGCGCAGGTCGGCATACTCCCGCATTTCGGTGGCGGTTTTGGCAATCTCAAATCGATAGGTAGATCGAGTCATGGTTGGCCATCCCAGAATTCACATTAACAGGTCAACAGCGATCGCCCGAGGGCGGATTCAATCTCCAATGCATTCCGAACCCACGGTCTATGTTTCAAAGGCAGATAAGGCAGAGCAGGCCCCACACTTGGCACAGCCAGCTTCGACATCTTGGGAGGATAGTCCTGCATTTTTGAGCCGTTGCCCAACCTCTTGATAGAGGCGATACATAAACTCACTATCGGGCGGGGCAGTATCCTCCAGCGGGGTACCGGTGATGGGTACAAAGGGGACAATGAAGGGATAAACGCCTAGCTGAATGAGGCGATCGCTGGTGTCCACCAGGGCATTGAGGCTATCCCCCAAACCGGCGAGGAGATAGGTGCTAACCTGTCCCCAACCAAAGACCTGTACCGCTGCGGCAAAGGCTTCGAAATAGGTTTCCAGCGAAACAGTGGCTTTCCCAGGCATAATGCGATCGCGCACCTCGGGGGTAACGGCCTCTAGGTGCATTCCCAGGCTATTGATACCGGCCGCCTTCATCCGTTCAAACCAACTGAAATCCGCTGGGGGTTCGCATTGCGCCTGGATGGGAATATCGACCCGCGCTTTGATTGCCCGCGCACATTCCGTTAGATAAGCGGCACCGCGATCGGGAGTATTGGGGGTGCCGGTGGTCATCACCACGTGCTTGATCCCATCGAGCCGCACCGCCGCTTCGGTTACTTCAGCCAATTGATCCGGTGTTTTGCGGGCAATGGTGCGATCGGCGGCTAAGGATTGCCCGATCGCACAAAACTGACAGGCGGTGGCGCGGTCATTGTAGCGCATGCAGGTCTGGAGTACCGTTGTTGCCAGTACGTCGTGGCTATGGAGCAGGGCGATTTTCCAGTAGGGGATGCCGTCAGCCGTTTGGAGTCCATAGAATTTCGGCTGCTTGGGAAACTGAACCGAGGCGATCGCTTGCCCATGGCATTCTAAGGTTGGCTGAACCTCCTCACTGGGCACCACGGGGGAACTGTTGACCGCCGCGCTAAGGCGATACGGGGAAACCGCCGCCGTGCCCGTGTAGACCGGCACCATGACCGTCGTGCCATCAACCACAATCGCCTTATGATCCGATGGGCCAGCCCCGCCTTTACGTCCCGCCGCCCCGGACGTTTGTTCGGCAAGCTGCAACCCCTTCGATTGCAGTTCCACCAGTAACTGTTGTTTATCCATATCAGTTGAGCCCAGCCGTCAGGGTTAGCAAAAAGAGTAACTATCGAGCGATTGTCCTAATCTGCAATGAAATCAGAAACATCAAGATCGGCGCTCACGTGACAATCGGTGGAGAAGCCGGCGAGGTGGGTGAACCGTTGGGGAACGCATCTGCCCCATTCATCAGTCCCGCATCCTCTCCAGTGGGGGGCATGGGAAACGGATGGTCAACCATAGTAGGCTGCGATCGCCGATCAACGTACAGTTGCAGCAATTCCGGTCGGGAATAGTGCCCCACAGAATCCATCATGCGTTTGCGCTTGATGAGCAACGAAAAGTCTAAATCGGCAATCACCAAGCCTTCTCCCTCAGTGATGGCAGGAGCCAAATGATTGCCTTCCGGGCCAATGATGGCCGTATTACAACCGCCCTGAATCGCCCGCTGCAAGGTCGTGTCGGTGGTCACCTGTTGAATTTGCTCCGGCGAGAGCCAACTCGTCGCATTCACCACAAAACATCCCGCTTCCAACGCATGATGGCGGATAGTAACCTCGATCTGTTCCTTGAAAATGTCGCCCACCAAGGAGCCTGGAAACTGAGCGCAATGAATTTGTTCGTGCTGGGCCATGAGGGCATAGCGCGCCAATGGATTATAGTGTTCCCAACAGGCCAACGCCCCCAATCGCCCAACCGCAGTGTCTACGACCTGCAATCCATCCCCATGACCCTGCCCCCAAACCATCCGCTCGTGGTAGGTTGGCGTAATTTTTCGGCGCTTCAGGACAAGATCGCCATCGGCATCAAACACCAGTTGGGTATTGTAGAGCGATCCGCCATCCCGCTCATTGATGCCCAATACAACAACCATGCCATAGCGCTTAGCCGCTTGCCCAACCGCAACCGTTGTAGGACTAGGAACGACAACCGCCTCCTCGTATAGCTGCATGTGCGCTTTACCCATCAAGACGGGCGGTTGAATAAACGAGAAGTAAGGATAGTAGGGAACCAGCGTTTCGGGGAAAACAATCAACTGAACTCCCTGTTGGGCCGCCTCAGCGATCGCCCCCAACACTTTTTCAACGGTTCCTTCTCGGCTAAAAAGCACAGGGGAAATCTGAGCAGCAGCAGCACGAACAGTGCGCGAGTAGTCAATCATGGTCACGTTTGGCGGTTGGGCATGGACTGTGATAACAAGTCAAGAGTTAAAACCGTTATCTCTTTTCACTCCGGCCAATGAGCCGGTCAAGGTTAATGAACCGATAGTCAACAGGTAATCAACGTTAAAGCATATGGCTTAAACAAACCTGTACCAGAGTTTTCAGCGATCGCCACAGGATGCTTCTCAACCCCAGTGCGATCGCTGAAGAATCGTTACATCGTCCAAGTATCCAGGATAAATGCGCCTTCTTTGCGGTGCAAGAGTACAATATCTAACACATCCAGGGGATTGATCGGCGTGATACCAGGAATCAAAGACGGTTCTCCATGACCATAAAGCGCCTGCAATGCAAAGCGGCAAGCATAAACTTTACCACCCTCATCCATAAACTTAACGATCTGATTATTCATGGCCATATGTCCAGGGAAGGCTTCATCGCCTAGCTTTGGAAACCCACGCTGTACACCCAACGTTACCCCTGGCCCATAGAGCAACACAGACGTTTCAAACCCCTTCCGAAGTAAGCGGGTGGCTTGTAGCAAATTAACTAAGCCAATCGATCCCTCAAACGCCACCGTATGAAAGGTAACTAACGCTTTTTCACCGGGTTCCGCCTTCACATCAGGAAAGACTTTCTCTTCATAATCAACAAGAAAATCACCGGTTTGGTGTGCAGGCTTCGTTACTTCTGGCATGAGTTCTTCCCTATTATTGAATTAGATAAGCTAAGATGCTTCAGACCTCACGGGTAACTGACGATAGACCGATTGCCCACATCTCCCTGCTGTAGCCGCGAAGGGCAGACAATATAGATCATCGAACTAGCTTCCCCCTGAGGATAGGCCACGTAATGACTACACGTAACGCTACCGGAAAACCCAGATCACAAGTCATGCCCGTGATAGAAAAAATCAAGTCTATTGGGCAGAGTCACTCTATGAGGTGGATGTTGAAATTCCTGATTACGTTTGAATATCAGTCTTAGGCTTAACTCTAACGTGTAGATTAGAAGCCAACCCAAGGTTTCTTTTGTATCTTAAGTTACACAAGCTCGGAGTCTAGCCTGATGAACAGGATAGATAGTACGAAAAAGGTGGCTTCTTCGAAGACTACCGTACTAAACCTATCGAAATCACTAGGGGTGCCTGATGGCGATCGCGCTCTTCCTGTCGTAGCGTCGAACATGTCGGTTAGAGCAGTTCATGTTTTGGTTTTACTCTTCCTACCTTTGCTATACAATGCAAAAGCATGATGTCCTGTTACAAAGTTGGAGCGTTCCGTCGTGCCCGAAATACGGTTTGAAATAGAGTGGCCCGATGGCACTCACGAAACCTGCTACTCTCCCTCGTTAGTGGTCAAGCAGTATTTAGAATCTGAAGCAGAATACGAGTTGCCTGACTTTATGGAGCGATCGCGCGCCGCGTTGCAGGAGGGGAGCAATCGCGTGCAGGCAAAATACGGTTTTCCATGCGGACTAGCATTAGGGCAGTTACAGCGATTGGAAGCAACCTCAGCGAAATATGTGAATCAGGACAACGTTAAGGTCAAGTTACTGAAATTTATCGAGTAATGGTTGATAGACGTCACTTGAGATAATCGCCAGATTCCTAGTGAAATGATTTTACCAAAATATCTTAAGCAGCCTCTACAGGATAAAATCAAGCCTAGTCCCTGCATCTGAATAACAAAAAAATATCTTCGGCAATGATAGATCTTGGGATATAGCACTCAGCAATCATGCTAGGGCGTGTTTTAAAGCTCATCCAAACCCTGATTCTTTCCTACGAAAGATCAAGGGGTTTAGCAGGTTTTAAAACAGAGCCTAGGATACTATGACGCCGTCTGCCTTTAGACTAGGCAAAGGTGTTTGCTGAGTTTGAGAAAGAAACCGCTACGGCAGTTCTGCTAGAGAACTGAAGTCAGGGTGATCAACTTCGATCTCGGCGGTGTAGCACGTCCAGTCGGAGCGAGAAAGGGTTTTACCGCACACCGCAGGCAGGCGATTCCCACAGCGTTCGGAAACCGCTTCAGAACGAATATTCTTCTGGGAATCGCTCTGGTAGGCTACATAGTTAAGTACCAGCAGCGGCAGCCCCAAGGGTACCGCCAAATATTCGCTCAGCTTGTAGGTGGCGGGAATGCTCTCCAGACTGACCTTAGCCGCCATGAGGTGAATGCCATGCTTGACCAAGGTACTGTAGGTAAACCCTTGGCACAGCGGCTCGGACAGAGCCTGCCCGGTGGCATCGGGGTAATAGGTGATATCTAGGGCGATGGGGGTATCATCGGCGTAGTATATTTTTTCTTGCCAGTAAACTTGGGCATCTTGATCGCTCAGATCCAGCTTGCGCTTGATGTCTGCCGAAGCCGGGATACGCTGAAACCGTAGCGACTGCACCCGACTCGTGTAGCCTTGCTGCTTTAAAGCCACATCAAAATACAGCAGTGGATTAGCTATCGAGAAGCTGATTTTATGCGGGTCGGTAACAAAAATTCCCTTGCCCCGCTGGGTGGTCACCAGTCCCTGTTGAATCAGGCTGGAGATTGCCTTGCGAATCGTGGTGCGGCTCACCCCAAACATTTCGCCTAGGTCAAATTCGCTGGGCAAACGCTCACCGGGCTCGTAGGCCCCGGTCTCAATTTTTTCCTTGAGTTGCTCTGAGATGAAAACATGCAGAGGTTGCCCGGCCTCTTGTCCAGTGGAAACCATAGAAAAAGTCATGATCTGATCATTACTTCTGGCATCTTACAGGAGAGTTAAGAGATAAAGCATGTTTTTACGTCCCTAAGATCGGTGAATTGGATTTGGGGTAGTGCTACGAACGTGAGCCACGCCCTTGATTAGCTGACAAATCTGATCCCCTCGTTCCCCAAAACCTTCTGGGCGAGGGGGATCAAGACAAGTTTCAGGTGTCTTTAAAGCCCCTCTACCGCCCTAAGGGAGGAGTTTGGGGTGAGGGTCTTCAAGTTTTGTAAGTCAACCAGCCCACGCGCTCTAGCCGTGGGCGTGGGATTCGGGGCTCAAACAGGGATTGCAGGCATAGCCTGACTGATATCCCCAAACCCCACGGGTCACGCTACTGCTCTATCGTGCTCTATCGTTACATTTTGAGCACTCCCAGGGCAGCATCACCAGGGACAGTACCGCTACACGGCAACCGGCTGAAAGCGCGACAGCTTGAACAGACTAGTGTTGTGAGGTGTCTGTCCCTCAATCGCGAGATCCGACAGCATTTTGCCCATCAGGGTGGTGAATTTGAATCCGTGCCCTGAGAATCCTGCCCCGATCACCACCTGAGGATAATTGGGATGCTGGTCAATCACAAAGTCTTTGTCAGGGGTGAGGGTGTAGAGGCAGCGGCGAGTCGAAATCAGCGGCCCAGCAGCGTCGGGAATGTACTGACGGGCAAAGTCGCGGATGCGCTCAGTCCAGTCCTGGCTGGGAGTATAGTCAACCTCGCTGGGTTTCTCGACGGTATCCCAGCCGTAGAAGGTGGTGATTTTGAGACCAATGCTGGGGTCTTCATGGGGAATGCCGTAGGGCATTTCGCCGTAGGGGCCATTCATGTGGGCAAAGAATACCGGAAACTTGCCGGGCTCAAAGTCGGCAGGGGTGCCGGGCTGGTAGAACCCCAGTTGGCAGGGCATGATTTTCAGCGGCAGGTTGATACCCTGTTGGGCAAGCAGACCTTTGGCCCAGCTACCGACGGTGAGAATGATGCGATCGCAGTGATATGTCTCCCCCTCAGTCACAACCTCAACACCGTATTCGCTTGGGGTCACTGTCAGCACTGGGGTTTGATCAATCACCGTTGCGCCCCGCTCCTGGGCCAAGCGAATGTGGGACAGCACGCAGCGAGAGGCCTTCAGCAGCCCCGTGTCGGCATGAAACAACCCCTCCATACCGTCATCCAGAGCAAATTGGGGATACCGTTCGGCTATGTCGGCTTTGTCGAGATGCTCGTAGTCCAGCTCGGCGGCATCCAGGCTGGCCTTCATCCGCCGGAAGGTGTCGGTCTCAGGACTGCCAAAGTCGAGTCCGCCGGTTTTCACGTACAGTTGCTCCCCCGCCTCCTCTTGCAGGGCAAACCACAGGGGGTAGGCGTCCCGCATGAGATCTACGTAGATGGGGTTGTCATAGGTGTAGCGAATCACGCGGGAATAGCCGTAGGAGCTGCCGTTCTGATGATCTATCTCGAATTGCTCCAGCAGCAGCACCTTTTTCCCAGCCTTTGACAAATAATAGGCCGCCGCGCTGCCAACGCCACCGGCTCCAATCACAATCACATCAAAATGCTGCGCCATGACAATACACTCCTAGCCAAAAGGCCTAGCAAAAAGGGTAAGAAGAGGCGAAAAGGGTAAAAAATATTGGCCCGCCCCCGATGGGCAGGGGCACAGCATGCTGCGCCCCTATACGGGATATCTGCTTTGGGCTGACACAACTAGCGGGCGATCGCGCG
Above is a genomic segment from Leptolyngbya sp. CCY15150 containing:
- a CDS encoding MSMEG_0565 family glycosyltransferase, giving the protein MRIALLTYSTKPRGSVIHTVELAEALAALGQDVCIFALDKGDGELYRAIACDYQLVPSQPAPPTIDRLIQQRIQDYVDFFQACFERGDAPYDVYHAQDCISANALIMLRSQGYPISHILRTVHHIEDYNSPYLQHCQETSIQLPDRCLCVSRHWQQQLEARYGLDAPLMVNGVNTRRFNGTVNGTESGLKERMGLSGYPIFLTVGGVEPRKNSIRLLQAFAHVLMDYPHSQLVIAGGMTLFDYADYRDAFFAEVERLGITIGRSLILPGLIPDCDMPVLYRCADTFVFPSVKEGWGLVVMEAIASGVPVITANFPPFTEFLSSDQALLVDVEIPEAIASAMHQSLDPALRQFLISNSQAILPHYTWERSAQLHIQQYTSVLSNPQRITL
- a CDS encoding MSMEG_0569 family flavin-dependent oxidoreductase; the encoded protein is MTTHYSVAIVGGGQAGLAVSYYLKQNGIDHILFEKHKIGYSWRSQRWDSFCLVTPNWQCILPGHPYSGDDPHGFMQRDEIVQYIESYVAVFNPPVKEGVAVHHLYQQGQGFGLETSIGHFTADQVVVATGGYHRPKIPALSQRFAPEIIQIHSSEYKNPESLPDKGVLVIGTGQSGCQIAEDLHLAGKQVHLCVGGAPRSPRTYRGKDVVAWLDEMGYYDLSIDQHPDKHKVRTKTNHYVTGRGGGREIDLRHFALEGMQLYGHLKDIQGSCLTFQPNLKQNLDAADAVAESIKRTIDGFIEKHHIEAPTEPPYQPVWEPQMEQTELDYQSANIGAVIWCTGYTMNYEWIDIPVFDGKGYPGHERGVTVVRGLYFLGLPWLYTWGSGRFSGIDRDAAYLADCIIAKQRVAQPKNSDGINQVALGS
- a CDS encoding LuxR C-terminal-related transcriptional regulator yields the protein MSDSVVDCLNAPRLMFELQRANQIAQDIYACLDTRAIANRVTQGLVNQFNCALARIWLVEPDRTHLKMIGSAGLYTRTDGAFSTVPMGAFKVGKIAQNRVSFLSNNLLDEPWLRDREWALQHQLRGFAGYPLATSDTVIGVLAVFSREALAPEFLEILLSLCTTVTVSLGSALQFQQVQQTWHLAGQGLSALQSPMLSDYLAKLLGLIPLKLVGTERSLDVSLTYLFIKFTELVQPLDCTTCSLTYSTDVVTLDAIVSADALVVTTHDGDIPLSSDAGSTQREQPGNTTAVPSSFRPILLAIASLGGTLTTTVGTLSKVVQITLKLPYSQPATNGYVRVECRSAVLQCAFSQMVTTAGFALSTVPDPSIPLITDQPDQIQGSDRVIWVHPSSMGSPRYPQGVVAQISLDTDSTVLREVIMTVLEGNTWGIHDGENTQKMLSSREHDVMCLLTQGLRDREIAGQLHISESTVKFHINNTLAKLNVKTRVQAVYELMRHGWLEV
- a CDS encoding sll0787 family AIR synthase-like protein, translated to MDDARQLPRLVEQLRHSLGIQQKQDIQLAAQYFRPGTRSLESLSGAFGGLERSADPPVLLGDDCAAIWQGDRHLLFAAEGMLPSLVEAEPWFAGWCAVMVNVSDIYAMGGHPIAIVDALWSPSPAASQELWTGLQAAAAAYGIPVVGGHTNCHSPYAALSVAILGQAQQLITSFHAQAGDVLLMAIDLRGQPFKHYPFWNAATTTDPQRLRDDLSLLPIVAEQGWCDAGKDISMGGVLGTALMLLETSQCGAVIDLEAIPRPPSLDVYPWLHHFPSYGFLLSVRPHQVERIQAQFHGRDLHCEAIGRVDDSQQLTLTWGAETAMLWNLVEQPLTGWAPSGDR
- a CDS encoding MSMEG_0567/Sll0786 family nitrogen starvation N-acetyltransferase produces the protein MTRSTYRFEIAKTATEMREYADLRYQIFCQEQKLFRGSDWDDIDAIAYPIVALTSVQSVYEPYLAPWEQVIGVVRIYEPEPGLWYGGRLGVHPTHRRGWRIGKGLIEKAVMTANTWGCERFLATVQLQNVRFFQRLHWDSLEEIDICGHPHHLMQADLDYYPANGEPRPQGLPQVLEVA
- a CDS encoding MSMEG_0568 family radical SAM protein, whose translation is MDKQQLLVELQSKGLQLAEQTSGAAGRKGGAGPSDHKAIVVDGTTVMVPVYTGTAAVSPYRLSAAVNSSPVVPSEEVQPTLECHGQAIASVQFPKQPKFYGLQTADGIPYWKIALLHSHDVLATTVLQTCMRYNDRATACQFCAIGQSLAADRTIARKTPDQLAEVTEAAVRLDGIKHVVMTTGTPNTPDRGAAYLTECARAIKARVDIPIQAQCEPPADFSWFERMKAAGINSLGMHLEAVTPEVRDRIMPGKATVSLETYFEAFAAAVQVFGWGQVSTYLLAGLGDSLNALVDTSDRLIQLGVYPFIVPFVPITGTPLEDTAPPDSEFMYRLYQEVGQRLKNAGLSSQDVEAGCAKCGACSALSAFET